A part of Candidatus Electrothrix aestuarii genomic DNA contains:
- a CDS encoding glycosyltransferase N-terminal domain-containing protein, with protein MKRQGHSVLYKIYRITGAVVYPLLVMVSPLLARFVPNWQLSQRLGRYPDLEGFGEKSRRGQRIWIHAASVGEVQAARALIAVLLGALPEVEIFLTTMTRQGRAVARSLLPSRIPCELAPLDLPQTVGKALQRVQPDLYICLETELWPVMLTRLRKAGVPMLLLNGRISERSFYRYQRIKGTLAPLLNGFSALAAIKKQDKERFQGLGVSAERVQVCGNLKYGLIQPDSAEQVRKAYCQVLGIQPDEVVFLCGSTRSGEEELLLPVYARLREKFSGKLLWIIAPRHLGRLGEVKALLEQAGFGYELFSHFVQGDNKDKERQENIILLDSMGELTRLYAVGDYVFCGGSLVNKGGHNIMEPIAQGKPVFFGPYMQDFQDAVDLVLAAKAGVQVASPDELSEYLLDCPVDGHVYEQACLAAEQLAQTQQGAVTRQAEMVLGVLNRSI; from the coding sequence ATGAAAAGACAAGGACACAGCGTGCTGTACAAGATATATCGGATAACTGGAGCGGTTGTTTATCCACTGCTCGTTATGGTGTCACCGTTGCTTGCGCGTTTTGTGCCGAATTGGCAGTTGAGTCAACGACTGGGGCGTTATCCTGATCTTGAGGGATTTGGAGAAAAATCAAGGCGGGGACAGCGAATCTGGATACATGCAGCCTCTGTTGGAGAGGTTCAGGCTGCACGGGCTCTTATCGCGGTTTTGCTTGGTGCCTTACCTGAAGTTGAAATCTTTCTCACCACCATGACAAGGCAGGGAAGGGCGGTTGCCCGGTCTCTGCTACCCTCCCGGATTCCTTGCGAATTGGCCCCCTTGGATTTGCCCCAGACAGTGGGTAAAGCCCTTCAACGTGTGCAACCTGATCTCTATATCTGTTTGGAAACAGAACTCTGGCCAGTCATGCTGACACGTCTGCGCAAGGCTGGTGTGCCGATGCTGCTTCTTAACGGTCGGATTTCCGAGCGCTCCTTTTATCGGTATCAGCGGATCAAGGGGACGTTAGCTCCTCTCCTGAATGGATTTTCCGCACTTGCCGCGATTAAGAAACAGGATAAAGAACGTTTTCAGGGGCTTGGCGTTTCTGCGGAGCGGGTTCAGGTCTGTGGTAACCTGAAGTATGGGCTTATACAGCCTGACTCGGCAGAGCAAGTGAGAAAAGCGTATTGCCAAGTCCTTGGCATTCAGCCTGATGAGGTTGTGTTTCTCTGCGGATCAACCAGGTCAGGTGAAGAGGAACTCCTCTTACCCGTGTATGCACGATTGCGGGAAAAGTTTTCCGGGAAGCTGCTGTGGATTATCGCACCCCGCCATTTAGGGCGCCTGGGAGAGGTAAAGGCCTTGCTGGAACAGGCCGGGTTCGGCTATGAGCTTTTTTCGCACTTTGTTCAGGGGGATAACAAAGACAAAGAGCGCCAGGAAAATATTATTCTGTTGGATAGTATGGGAGAGCTTACCCGCCTTTATGCGGTGGGGGATTATGTTTTTTGCGGAGGCAGCCTGGTCAATAAGGGTGGGCATAATATTATGGAGCCTATTGCCCAAGGAAAGCCGGTCTTTTTCGGCCCCTATATGCAGGATTTTCAGGATGCGGTGGATTTGGTTCTTGCAGCGAAAGCTGGTGTCCAAGTTGCCTCGCCTGATGAGTTGTCAGAATATTTGCTGGATTGTCCTGTGGACGGACATGTTTATGAGCAGGCTTGTCTCGCGGCGGAGCAGCTGGCGCAGACCCAACAGGGCGCGGTGACCCGGCAGGCGGAGATGGTTTTAGGAGTGCTAAATCGTTCTATTTAA
- a CDS encoding DUF1877 family protein, whose translation MCSCRGIYFSLDQADVQLLLDAPNDREVLRIIQEDIEARWDEENLLLLDKSWDAIHRCLTDGTLTCKQKNIKEKVIIGGRQLYKGSAYIISLKTSSEVQEIVESLQKINKQWFSEKFYGLRKKRSWFTWATCSDYEGPLDKNDFEASWEYFKELRCFFEKASQKKLSIIFLVDQ comes from the coding sequence GTGTGCTCCTGTCGAGGTATTTATTTTTCATTAGATCAAGCGGATGTTCAACTGCTTCTCGATGCGCCTAATGACCGTGAGGTTCTAAGGATTATACAGGAGGACATCGAAGCAAGATGGGATGAAGAGAACCTGTTGCTATTAGATAAGAGTTGGGATGCCATTCACAGATGTCTTACTGATGGAACGTTGACCTGCAAACAGAAAAATATCAAAGAAAAAGTGATAATCGGGGGCAGGCAGCTCTACAAAGGTAGTGCATATATCATCTCTTTGAAGACATCCAGCGAAGTACAAGAGATCGTCGAGTCTCTCCAGAAAATTAATAAGCAATGGTTTTCTGAAAAATTTTATGGGCTGAGAAAAAAAAGATCGTGGTTCACATGGGCCACATGCTCTGATTACGAAGGGCCTCTTGATAAAAATGATTTTGAAGCATCCTGGGAATACTTTAAAGAACTCAGGTGCTTTTTTGAAAAAGCATCTCAAAAAAAGCTATCAATAATATTTCTAGTCGATCAATAG